GGCTGCATCATAGTAAGCAAAGCGAATCGTGTAGTCTGGATCTACTGTGCGAACTTCTTCTTTTACAGACACCGCAATTTTTTCTTCAGTAGCAGGAGCTTCTGCAGCTGCAGTGGAAGAAGAGGTCTGAGCAGCACTAGCGGCAGGCATTGTTCCTGCAGTGCTGGCAGCAGCAGTTGCCTTCTTTTCACAACCGATGAACAAGAAGGAAACAATCATGACGAGCGCAAGAACAGTCATCATTTTTTTCATAACGTTACATTCTCCTTTTAGGACTTAAGCAATAAACTTATCTTACAAGTGAAAAATGCATCTGTAAAGGAAAATTTTTACTTTTTTTCATATTTGTATATATTTCCTTATATATGTATCATTTATGACAATTTTTCCAATCATTAATTTTATATTTATCGATAAATTTTACTTGCATCATACCCGTAAAACTTGTATTATAAGTTAAAAGAGAGGTAGGGAAAATGAGTGATAGGGACAGTAAAGGACAGTCGTTACGGGTACAAATATTTGAGAAATTAAAGAATAGAATTGAGGCAGGGACCTGGGAGGTAGGAAGTAAGTTCCCTTCGGAAAACCAACTCTGTAATGAATATAATGTGAGTAGGGTCACCATCCGCGCAGCCATCCAGCAACTTGAAGCTGTCGGATTGGTACAGACCCACCAGGGAGGGAGGACGATTGTAATACGCACCCATATACGAGGGGCTGTGTCAGTCCTAAACCCATTTCAGACTTCCGACCTCCAAACAGACATCGTTAAAGTTCTGGAGTACCGCATGGTGGTTGAAAAAGGAACCATCGGACTAGCGGTACAGCATATTACAGAGGATGACCTCATCGCTTTGGAAGAGATTTTCAATATGATGCTCGTTCATCATGATGACATCAAGAAGTTCTCACAGGCTGACTATCTCTTCCACAGGAAAATTGCTGAATCATCAAAGAATGAGATTCTCATTCAGGCCAACCAAGGCATCGAGGAAGTACTTTCCAACACGATGGACACCATTGTAAGCCTTCTTGGATGCGCGATTGGTATTAGATACCACCGCCTCCTTCTAGCTGCACTTCGTGTTCACGATAAAGCGACCTGCGAGCAGCTCATGGAAGAGCACCTGCAGGCCACCATCGATGGGATCAAAAACTTTCTAGAAATCTCCAAAGACCCTAAAGAAAACGAAGGAGAATAAATGAGATTCACTCAGGTTTCTGTTTATGTTTACCAAGGAAAAGCAGAACCAGGAATATGATCAAGATGACCACAAAGATGGCCAGCATTCCTTGTCCCATCAATGTCAGGGATTTTGAAAAGATTGACTGCATATGCCTCCTCCTACAACAATCCTGGGACCAAACCCAGGATGACACCGCCGGCGATGACTGAAGCAATCTGCCCTGCGACATTTGCCCCAACCGCATGCATCAAGAGATGGTTCTGTGGATCTGCTTGCTGGCCGAGCCGTTGGATGACCCTTGCCGACATGGGGAAGGCAGAAATACCGGCCGCTCCAACCATCGGGTTGACCTTCTGCTTTACGAACAAATTTAAGACCTTGGCAAAGACAACCCCTGCAATGGTATCAAAAATGAAGGCAAGCAAACCAAGGCCCATGATCATAATGGTCTGGATGGTAACAAACGCTTCCGCTTTCATCGTGGATGCAATCGTGATACCGAGCAACAGCGTAATCAGGTTGACCAGGACCGTTTGGGCTGCCGTAGAGAGCGTATCCAGGACGGTACACTCCCTGATCAGGTTACCAAACATCAGCATCCCTACCAAGGAAACAGAAGCAGGAGCTACATAGCCAGCTACCACGGTAACGATGATCGGAAAGAGAATCTTTGCCCGCTTCGTTACTGAGCGGGGATTGTACGGCATCTTGATCATCCGCTCTTTTTTTGTGGTGACCAGCTTGATGGCAAACGGCTGAATGATCGGTACCAAGGCCATATATGAATACGCCGCAATAGCAATCGGGCCTACATACTTGCTCCCAAGAACCTGTGATACCAGGATTGATGTTGGGCCATCAGCAGCCCCTATGATACCAATTGAGGCCGCATCTATAAGGTTGAATCCAAGCAAGGTAGCCACGCTGATGGTGGCAAAGATACCCCACTGGGCAGCTGCACCAAAAAGGATCAACTTTGGATTGGCCAGGAGTGGACCGAAGTCGATCATCGCCCCAATTCCGATGAACAGCAGCAGGGGCAATGCCTCTGCCGACTCTATACCCAGCTCAAAAAGCCAGTCAAGAATACCCGGTACCTCCCCGATTCCTTCCATCATCTGCGTGATGGCTCCAGAGAACGGCAAGTTGACCAGGATGGCACCAAAGCCCATGGGAAGCAAGAGCGAGGGCTCAAGTTTCTTCGCAATCGCAAGATAGATAAGAAGACCTCCCACACCAAACATTACCAGTTGCTTCCACGTGGTGTTAAGAAGTCCTTCCAGCAAGAAGTCCATAGAGAACCTCCGGGGAAAAAGAATAGGGGGAGAAGTTGACTTCGCACAATGGCAATGAAGCTCCCCCAACGTTGTTAATCATAGAGGGCTTATAGTCCGAGGTCAAATGATAATTCTGGAAGATTTGGATCTTATTCTAGGGAAAGTGCCATACATATGTATTGAAACCAAATTTCCCTACTTCTATAGTACTGACATGTACACTCCAATACAGTTAACAAACAAGGACATACCTGCGATACGTACCTACATAGCAGAAGAGAAAGAGATGAATCTCTTCATTGAAGGAGACATCGAACAGTACGGATTGGAAACAGAAACTGTTTCTCTCTGGGCTTTTGGTGAGGATTGGGATTGCCTGTTGCTCAGGTACTACTCCAATTTTATCATCTCCAGCAACAAGGATCAGTTTGATGCAAAAGCTGTGGCTGATTTCTTGCAAGACCAAGAGATCCAATGCATTAGTGCAAAGGAAACTATTCTCGAGCAATTGGCTCCTTACTACCCCACCATTCCCTTTCAAGGCACATATTTATGTCGTTTAAAAAGAGATACATTCAAGAAGATCAAAACCGGAACGGAAGAAATACTCAAACTTGATCCAAGCCACTGTCAAGACATTGTAGACCTCTACAAGGTGATAGACGAATTTTCAAAGCCATACATCGAGCATGAGGAAGAGAAGATCAGGCAAACAAGGGAGAATTATGAGAAAGGCTGTGAAGGGTATGGGATTTTCAAAGATGGCATGTTGGTATGCACAGCCTATACTACTGCCACTACAAGTAGTGGAGCCATGATCATTGGGGTGGCTACACACCCAGCCTATCGCCAGAGAGGCTATGCCTCCATGGTGATGAATCATCTCTGTGAACAGGGATTCCAGAGAGGGCTCTCATTCCTCTGCCTTTTCTATGATAACCCTGCAGCAGGCGCCATGTATCACAGACTTGGATTTGAGACAATCGGACGCTGGGCAATGATGAATTTCTAGGCTCGTACCTAAAATAACACAGATTCCAGGTTGCATGCTTACCACAATGACTTAGAATAGTAATGAGGAGAAGCAGACAATGAAAGCACTGGTACTGGAAGAAAAAGGACGACTGAGCGTACGTGATTATCCCATTGTAGAGCACATGGGCCCCTATGATGTAACCGTTGATGTTAAAGCATGCGGCATTTGTGGTAGTGACGTCCACTACTACACAGAAGGAGCCATCGGGGATTTCGTCGTCAAGGAACCGATGATACTCGGCCACGAGGCTGCAGGTGTCGTGGTTGCCAAGGGTGAGCAAGTAACAAACCTAGAAATAGGAGACTTGGTCTGTATGGAACCCGGTGTTCCCAACCTTCAAGCGAAACAAGTATTGGAAGGCAACTATCACCTCGACCCGGATATCTCTTTCTGGGCTACCCCGCCCATCCATGGCTGCTTGCGTGAGCAGGTCGTACATCCCTCCCGTTTCTGTTTCAAGTTACCCAAAGGAGTGAGCGTACAGGAGGGTGCCATGATGGAACCTTTGGCAACAGGTATTGAGGCAGCAAAGAAGGCCCAGGTAACTCCAGGGGACACTGCCCTGGTGGTAGGTGCTGGGACCATTGGCATTATGGTTGCGATCTCCTGCCTTGCTGCCGGATGCTCCAAGGTATTCATCAGCGATGTAAAAGAGGAGAAGCTAGCCATTGCAGCTTCCTATAAGAATATCATCCCCATCAATGTGGCAAACCAGGATCTACAGACAACCATCATGGCTGAAACAAACAATGAAGGGGTAGATCGCCTCTTTGAAGCCTCAGGCAGCCCAAGGGTCTATCCATCTTTCTTCCGATGCGCCAAACGCGGTGCTACAGTGGTACTGGTAGGTATGATGAACGGAACTGTTCCTCTTGATGTTGCTTTACTGCAGGTTCGTGGACTCCGTATTGAGACGCTCTTTCGCTACACGAACACTTTTGACAGGGCAGTAGCCTTGGTGGCAAATGGTTCTATTGATGTAAACCCCCTGATCTCCAAAGTATTTCCCTTTGAAAAGGCAGTGGAAGCCTACGAGTATGCAGCCGAGGGGCATCAGGATGTAGTGAAGGTGATGATTGAGTTGTAAGGATCTTGATATATATAGCACATACGCTCCTTAAAATAGGAGCGCATGATGTACGTAAAAATAAGAATTATTTCGAGGCTTCAGCAAATAAAGCGATTTTTGCAAAAAAATCCTCGAGAATAAGTCTAGAATCAATACGCCTATATACTCTAATCGGTCTGTTTAAAGGTGTATGGATGTACTGCATATCAGATCCAAATAAGGGTGCAGGTACCCAGTCATACTCAAAACGATCCTCATACAGTAGCACTCCAATTGTAGGAGAGTCTCCCAGAACCCAGGACTCACCACTTCTGAACGAATTATTTCTTGCCTCTGGCTCCTGAGCGTATTCGTTGAGTTGTTCAAACAAGTATCTACCAATCTCACCTTTCCAATACACTTTCTGTTCCAACTCTGCCAATGATACAACAGCACGTTCAAATACATTCTGGGGTATCTGCCAAACAGGAATCTGGGATGCAAAGATTACATTTGCTGCATGGATATCATTCTTTAGATTAAATTCAGGACCACCAGCTGGATACTTGGCACCTCCAATCCAAATAGCAGTCAAACGATTTGCAATCCTAGGTTCCTGGAGATATGCACTTGCCAAATCAGTAATTGGACCTAAAAACAATACATAGAGTGGTCTAGGATCATCTTTCATTGCTTCTTCGATAATAAGAGAAGCTCCTTCACTCGGGATAATCTCTTCCTTGGTCTGCATTGGACAAGAGGCACCACGAAAGATAAGATCGGTATGATCAATCTGCATCTTATCGAACACACGTTTTAGTTCCTCATAACCTCGCTCCATACTGTCTGTGTGCCGATCGACCCCGTAGTGTGCACTAATAAAGCCTACATTCTCAAATTTTGGACTTAATGCAGCATGCACTATTGCAAACTGGTCATCAGCCTCATTTTTTGCATCGGTATTGGTAATTACCCTAATAATTTTCTCTTCTGGAACTCGAAAAGCATATTTGGTATAGCGCATCAGTCACTCCTTATTACATCAGATAATTTCATACTCTTGTATTCAATGCTTTAAGCAACTCTTCTGCCATTGAATCTGAGAACTTTCCATTAGACCAAGTCACTAAATGTCGAACAGGCATTGCTTTAACCATTTCCCACATCATTTTCCCACTTTCTCCCGTCAAATCGAAGGGAAGTAAATCAAATGCAGGTTGTAAAAGGGCTTTAGCTTTGGGATGGGTAAGTAATTGTGAAACCATTGAGTTCAGGGTGAATAACGCAATATTCTCAGAACTTTGGTGCATAGAAATCTTATGCGACACCGATAGATTATCTGAACTGTTTCCAATCCTAATAAGATATTCTCCTTCCTCAACTATCCATTGTTTTAATTCTTCATCAAAATATGAGAAATCCTTTCCATCCAGGACAAATGTAATAATTTCAGATGCTCCCGGTTTGAGAGACACTTTCTGGAATCCTCGTAACTGTAGACATGGTTTGGAAACTTTTCCTTTAGGAGGGGTTACGTATACCTGAACCACTTCCCTTCCGTCACAATCCCCACAGTTTATAACTCGAACCTGCACTATTACTACATCTCGCTCAGTACAAGCTGAATGAGAACATGAAAGCATTTCTATTGAGAATCTCGTATAGGAAAGCCCGAACCCGAAAGGAAATAATATAGGCATTTTTCTAGAAGTATAATAACGATAACCGACAAAGACATCTTCCGCATAAACAACGGTATCCCCACTTCGCTGGGGCTCCAGATAAGATGGAGTGTCCTCAACCCTAAGCGGGAAAGTTTCAGCAAGTTTACCACTGGGACTCACGATTCCATACAGGATATCTGCAACTGCTGCACCACCTGCCTGCCCTGCAAGATAAGCTTCAAGGACTCCCTTTACTTCATGAACCCAAGGAAGCTCTACAGGAGAACCATTACTCAATACCACAACAATATTGGGATGCTCAGCAGCCAACTTTCTGATCAGTTCATTTTGGTTTTCAGGCAACCTTAGGTGTTCACGGTCATAAGCCTCAGACTCCCACTCTTCAGGGAGCCCTGCAAAAATTACTACAGTTTCTGACTGCTTACTTTTTCCAAGAACTTCTTGCTCCAAAGCTTCATCGCATATCTCAGATTCAATCGAGAATCCTTGTATATATGAAACCTTTCCCAAATGTTGCATAGAAGAAAAAGCATCAGACAATTCGGTTGGAATAATGTGGGAACTTCCTCCCCCTTGGTATCTAGGGTT
This sequence is a window from uncultured Sphaerochaeta sp.. Protein-coding genes within it:
- a CDS encoding NAD(P)-dependent alcohol dehydrogenase, with amino-acid sequence MKALVLEEKGRLSVRDYPIVEHMGPYDVTVDVKACGICGSDVHYYTEGAIGDFVVKEPMILGHEAAGVVVAKGEQVTNLEIGDLVCMEPGVPNLQAKQVLEGNYHLDPDISFWATPPIHGCLREQVVHPSRFCFKLPKGVSVQEGAMMEPLATGIEAAKKAQVTPGDTALVVGAGTIGIMVAISCLAAGCSKVFISDVKEEKLAIAASYKNIIPINVANQDLQTTIMAETNNEGVDRLFEASGSPRVYPSFFRCAKRGATVVLVGMMNGTVPLDVALLQVRGLRIETLFRYTNTFDRAVALVANGSIDVNPLISKVFPFEKAVEAYEYAAEGHQDVVKVMIEL
- a CDS encoding glycoside hydrolase family 3 C-terminal domain-containing protein, which produces MLEKLTLEEKASLCSGVDFWHTKPIERLGIPSIMVADGPHGLRKQVEQSEQVSVTDCLPATCFPTGSCLASSWDTELLYTVGCALGEECRSAQVSVLLGPAVNIKRFPLCGRNFEYYSEDPFLSSALAASYINGLQSNGVGACIKHFAANNQEFHRFTVDARITERALREIYLASFERAVKQAKPWTVMSSYNKVNGIYASEHPFLLNDILREEWGFSGLVMTDWGANHDRVAGIEVGEDLEMPGNEGLNDQKIVQAVQKGLLNEKDLDRVVTRILRLVDRACENLDKDATYDLEAHHQLAKDVASQCMVLLKNQEAVLPLDPTKQVLVVGPFAKNPRYQGGGSSHIIPTELSDAFSSMQHLGKVSYIQGFSIESEICDEALEQEVLGKSKQSETVVIFAGLPEEWESEAYDREHLRLPENQNELIRKLAAEHPNIVVVLSNGSPVELPWVHEVKGVLEAYLAGQAGGAAVADILYGIVSPSGKLAETFPLRVEDTPSYLEPQRSGDTVVYAEDVFVGYRYYTSRKMPILFPFGFGLSYTRFSIEMLSCSHSACTERDVVIVQVRVINCGDCDGREVVQVYVTPPKGKVSKPCLQLRGFQKVSLKPGASEIITFVLDGKDFSYFDEELKQWIVEEGEYLIRIGNSSDNLSVSHKISMHQSSENIALFTLNSMVSQLLTHPKAKALLQPAFDLLPFDLTGESGKMMWEMVKAMPVRHLVTWSNGKFSDSMAEELLKALNTRV
- a CDS encoding nucleoside hydrolase gives rise to the protein MRYTKYAFRVPEEKIIRVITNTDAKNEADDQFAIVHAALSPKFENVGFISAHYGVDRHTDSMERGYEELKRVFDKMQIDHTDLIFRGASCPMQTKEEIIPSEGASLIIEEAMKDDPRPLYVLFLGPITDLASAYLQEPRIANRLTAIWIGGAKYPAGGPEFNLKNDIHAANVIFASQIPVWQIPQNVFERAVVSLAELEQKVYWKGEIGRYLFEQLNEYAQEPEARNNSFRSGESWVLGDSPTIGVLLYEDRFEYDWVPAPLFGSDMQYIHTPLNRPIRVYRRIDSRLILEDFFAKIALFAEASK
- a CDS encoding sodium ion-translocating decarboxylase subunit beta, which gives rise to MDFLLEGLLNTTWKQLVMFGVGGLLIYLAIAKKLEPSLLLPMGFGAILVNLPFSGAITQMMEGIGEVPGILDWLFELGIESAEALPLLLFIGIGAMIDFGPLLANPKLILFGAAAQWGIFATISVATLLGFNLIDAASIGIIGAADGPTSILVSQVLGSKYVGPIAIAAYSYMALVPIIQPFAIKLVTTKKERMIKMPYNPRSVTKRAKILFPIIVTVVAGYVAPASVSLVGMLMFGNLIRECTVLDTLSTAAQTVLVNLITLLLGITIASTMKAEAFVTIQTIMIMGLGLLAFIFDTIAGVVFAKVLNLFVKQKVNPMVGAAGISAFPMSARVIQRLGQQADPQNHLLMHAVGANVAGQIASVIAGGVILGLVPGLL
- a CDS encoding FadR/GntR family transcriptional regulator, which produces MSDRDSKGQSLRVQIFEKLKNRIEAGTWEVGSKFPSENQLCNEYNVSRVTIRAAIQQLEAVGLVQTHQGGRTIVIRTHIRGAVSVLNPFQTSDLQTDIVKVLEYRMVVEKGTIGLAVQHITEDDLIALEEIFNMMLVHHDDIKKFSQADYLFHRKIAESSKNEILIQANQGIEEVLSNTMDTIVSLLGCAIGIRYHRLLLAALRVHDKATCEQLMEEHLQATIDGIKNFLEISKDPKENEGE
- a CDS encoding GNAT family N-acetyltransferase, which translates into the protein MYTPIQLTNKDIPAIRTYIAEEKEMNLFIEGDIEQYGLETETVSLWAFGEDWDCLLLRYYSNFIISSNKDQFDAKAVADFLQDQEIQCISAKETILEQLAPYYPTIPFQGTYLCRLKRDTFKKIKTGTEEILKLDPSHCQDIVDLYKVIDEFSKPYIEHEEEKIRQTRENYEKGCEGYGIFKDGMLVCTAYTTATTSSGAMIIGVATHPAYRQRGYASMVMNHLCEQGFQRGLSFLCLFYDNPAAGAMYHRLGFETIGRWAMMNF